In Firmicutes bacterium ASF500, a single genomic region encodes these proteins:
- the arnC_2 gene encoding Undecaprenyl-phosphate 4-deoxy-4-formamido-L-arabinose transferase: MKLSVIVPVYNVEAYVGDCLDALLDQGLGDTEYEILCVNDGSTDGSQEILEEYRRKNRQISVICQANQGLSAARNTGLRAASGAYVYFIDSDDLLERRALGDLYALAAEHDLDMILFSYQRFADGTAPSLTEQTVDPGRLRLFRDPMEMRRHRGVPDWRTAWNYLVRRSVLEEFGLTFPEGSLFEDEEFNFWLDRCGSACGYLDQKLYHYRQREGSILRTFQSDEGFPPYIQGRVKLAARHRRILEDFRAGNPPRLRLPVTEAELEDRLIGEVQGILSRLLERGDRALLQRTLEELTAQGLYPYPMRWRRLVRRMPLKRRLISTASFLFPVRGYLQLCMRVRTLLPRRRDRREGGV; the protein is encoded by the coding sequence ATGAAGCTGTCCGTAATCGTGCCGGTCTACAATGTGGAGGCGTATGTGGGGGACTGTCTGGACGCCCTTCTGGACCAGGGGCTGGGGGATACGGAGTATGAGATCCTCTGCGTGAACGATGGCAGCACCGACGGGAGCCAGGAAATATTGGAGGAGTACAGGCGGAAAAACCGTCAGATCTCCGTCATCTGCCAGGCCAACCAAGGGCTCAGCGCCGCGCGGAACACGGGGCTTCGGGCGGCGTCCGGGGCGTATGTGTACTTCATAGACTCTGACGACCTGCTGGAGCGGAGAGCCTTGGGCGATTTATACGCCTTGGCGGCGGAGCATGATCTGGATATGATCCTGTTCAGCTACCAGCGCTTCGCGGACGGGACAGCTCCCTCTTTGACGGAGCAGACTGTGGACCCGGGGCGGCTGCGCCTGTTCCGGGACCCGATGGAAATGCGGCGGCACAGGGGTGTGCCCGACTGGAGGACGGCCTGGAACTACTTGGTCCGGCGCTCGGTGCTGGAGGAGTTTGGCCTGACCTTCCCGGAGGGGAGCCTCTTTGAGGACGAGGAGTTTAACTTCTGGCTGGACCGCTGCGGGTCGGCCTGCGGGTATCTGGACCAGAAGCTTTATCACTACCGGCAGCGGGAGGGGAGCATCCTGCGGACCTTTCAAAGCGACGAGGGATTTCCGCCCTACATCCAGGGCCGGGTAAAGCTGGCCGCCCGTCACCGGAGGATTTTAGAGGACTTCCGGGCGGGGAACCCCCCGAGGCTCCGGCTGCCGGTTACGGAGGCGGAGCTGGAGGACCGGCTCATTGGAGAGGTGCAGGGAATTTTGAGCCGCCTGTTGGAACGGGGGGACCGGGCCCTCCTTCAGAGGACGCTGGAGGAGCTGACGGCCCAGGGCCTGTACCCCTATCCCATGCGCTGGAGACGTCTAGTCAGGAGGATGCCGCTGAAAAGGCGGCTGATCAGCACGGCCAGCTTCCTGTTTCCAGTGCGGGGATATCTCCAGCTGTGTATGCGGGTGCGGACGCTTCTGCCCCGGAGGCGGGACCGGCGGGAGGGCGGAGTATGA
- the arnC_3 gene encoding Undecaprenyl-phosphate 4-deoxy-4-formamido-L-arabinose transferase, which produces MEDLVSIIIPVYNTEEYLRECVRSALAQSYPYFELILIDDGSEDGSASLCASLCGEDQRIRFLSQPHMGVSAARNAGMEAAGGKYLFFLDSDDTMHPLLLETLVQLCEGTGAALATEVYRHVEATEARDIMDSCRSGDDRSWEYTYMDNREALRQFSSHENGYNFHGIGGKLVRRDAAGGLRFREHMGNSEDTLFVYQLLDQGLDAVILWKEWYEYRKHPGGSSHRLSVQACKDSYQCLRYICSREEAREGDAGMVFWTVVISARLRRLYVRSRRRDSREMTLYLRELAREESESERFPLIPWRERVKHYMAFRCYPLYVPLHGILTLRWRIREWKQKRAREREGWNG; this is translated from the coding sequence ATGGAGGACCTTGTTTCTATTATTATTCCGGTGTATAATACGGAGGAATATCTTCGGGAGTGCGTCCGGTCGGCCCTTGCCCAGAGCTACCCTTATTTTGAACTGATCCTGATCGACGATGGCTCGGAGGATGGCAGCGCCTCGCTGTGCGCCAGTCTGTGCGGCGAGGACCAGCGTATCCGCTTTTTGTCCCAGCCCCACATGGGGGTGTCCGCCGCCAGAAATGCGGGGATGGAGGCCGCCGGCGGCAAATACCTGTTTTTCCTGGACAGCGACGACACAATGCACCCCCTCCTGCTGGAGACGCTGGTGCAGCTGTGCGAGGGCACCGGGGCGGCGCTGGCCACGGAGGTCTACCGCCATGTGGAGGCCACAGAGGCGCGGGATATTATGGACAGCTGCCGGAGCGGAGATGACCGCTCCTGGGAATACACCTATATGGACAACAGGGAGGCCCTCCGTCAGTTTTCCTCCCATGAGAACGGCTATAATTTTCACGGGATCGGCGGCAAGCTGGTGCGCCGCGACGCGGCGGGCGGACTGCGCTTTCGCGAGCACATGGGCAACAGCGAGGACACGCTGTTCGTCTATCAGCTCCTGGACCAGGGGCTGGATGCGGTGATCCTGTGGAAGGAGTGGTATGAGTACCGGAAGCACCCCGGAGGAAGCAGCCACCGCCTGAGTGTCCAGGCCTGTAAGGACAGCTATCAGTGCCTGCGGTATATCTGCAGCCGGGAGGAGGCCCGGGAGGGGGACGCGGGCATGGTCTTCTGGACGGTGGTGATCTCCGCCCGTCTCCGGCGGCTCTATGTGCGCAGCCGGAGGCGCGACAGCCGGGAGATGACCCTTTACCTGAGAGAGCTGGCCCGCGAGGAGAGTGAGAGCGAGCGTTTTCCCCTGATCCCCTGGAGGGAGAGAGTGAAGCACTATATGGCTTTCCGCTGTTATCCTCTCTATGTGCCCCTGCACGGAATTTTGACCCTGCGGTGGAGGATACGGGAGTGGAAGCAGAAGCGGGCGCGGGAGCGTGAGGGTTGGAATGGTTGA